A single Mangifera indica cultivar Alphonso chromosome 20, CATAS_Mindica_2.1, whole genome shotgun sequence DNA region contains:
- the LOC123204927 gene encoding uncharacterized protein LOC123204927 isoform X2 produces MSWRRVLKSVQTLVAHSLLFTFTLLLVLKLDHVVSYSWWIVFFPIWTFHAVIARGRFSLPAPSVPHNRHWAPCHAIVATPLLVAFELLLCTYLESIYAQGLPTVDLKIVFLPLLAFEIVILIDNFRMCRALMPAEEESMNDEAIWEALPHFWVAISMVFFIAATVFTLLKLCGYVGALGWWDLFINFGIAECFAFLVCTKWSNPVIHRNPSTVQSSSSSMTIRYLDWNSGLVVAPGEDQNQDRLCSLSDIGGHIMKVPIIGFEILLCMRLEGTPAGARDIPVPVLFSPLFLLQGAGVLFATTRLIEKIVLLLESGAGTGIFFRFSARAHDCLGFLHHGSRLLGWWSIDEGSREEQARLIHESASGYDTFCGYPPEVVKKMAKKDLAEEVWRLQAVLSEQTEKSKYSKREFERLQNEKVLCRICFEADISVVLLPCRHHILCRSLEFGGTKF; encoded by the exons ATGAGCTGGAGAAGAGTGTTGAAGTCTGTACAGACTCTGGTTGCACATAGCCTTCTCTTCACTTTCACGCTTTTGCTTGTTCTCAAGCTCGATCACGTCGTTTCTTACTCGTGGTG GATAGTCTTCTTCCCCATTTGGACATTTCATGCAGTTATTGCTCGGGGAAGATTCTCGTTGCCTGCTCCATCAGTTCCGCATAACCGCCAT TGGGCTCCTTGCCATGCCATTGTTGCAACACCATTGCTCGTTGCATTTGAGCTTCTCCTTTGTACCTATCTTGAGAGTATTTATG cTCAAGGTCTGCCAACTGTCGATTTGAAGATTGTCTTTCTCCCCCTTTTGGCATTTGAAATAGTTATCCTAATAGATAATTTCAG AATGTGTAGAGCTCTTATGCCAGCTGAAGAAGAAAGCATGAACGATGAAGCAATATGGGAGGCACTGCCT CACTTCTGGGTTGCAATTTCCATGGTCTTCTTTATAGCTGCTACAGTATTTACCCTCCTAAAGTTATGCG GTTATGTAGGTGCTCTTGGCTGGTGGGACCTGTTTATAAATTTTGG CATTGCAGAATGCTTCGCTTTTCTTGTTTGTACAAAGTGGTCTAATCCTGTAATTCATCGAAATCCTTCCACAGTACAATCTAGCTCATCTTCTATGACTATTAGATATCTTGACTGGAATAGTGGCTTAGTAGTTGCTCCGGGGGAGGATCAGAACCAGGATAGACTGTGCAGCCTGTCAGATATTGGTGGCCACATTATGAAAGTTCCAATAATAGGATTTGAAATCCTCCTTTGTATGCGTTTAGAG GGTACGCCTGCTGGTGCTAGAGATATACCAGTTCCTGTCCTGTTCTCTCCACTTTTCCTGCTGCAAGGTGCTGGTGTCCTATTTGCTACAACTAGATTGATTGAGAAAATTGTACTTTTATTAGAGAGTGGAGCTGGCACAggaatattttttagattttctgcAAGAGCTCATGATTGCTTGGGGTTCTTGCACCATGGTTCCAG GCTATTGGGATGGTGGTCAATTGATGAAGGCAGTCGAGAAGAACAGGCTCGACTTATCCATGAGAGTGCTTCTGG GTATGACACTTTCTGTGGTTATCCACCTGAAGTGGTGAAGAAAATGGCCAAAAAGGATCTTGCTGAAGAG GTATGGAGACTCCAAGCAGTGCTCAGTGAGCAGACAGAGAAATCAAAATATAGCAAGCGGGAGTTTGAAAGACTTCAAAAC GAAAAAGTTTTATGCAGAATTTGCTTCGAGGCAGACATCAGTGTAGTTCTTCTTCCATGTCGGCATCACATCCTTTGCAG GTCTTTGGAATTTGGAGGGACGAAATTTTAG
- the LOC123204927 gene encoding uncharacterized protein LOC123204927 isoform X3, giving the protein MSWRRVLKSVQTLVAHSLLFTFTLLLVLKLDHVVSYSWWIVFFPIWTFHAVIARGRFSLPAPSVPHNRHWAPCHAIVATPLLVAFELLLCTYLESIYAQGLPTVDLKIVFLPLLAFEIVILIDNFRMCRALMPAEEESMNDEAIWEALPHFWVAISMVFFIAATVFTLLKLCGYVGALGWWDLFINFGIAECFAFLVCTKWSNPVIHRNPSTVQSSSSSMTIRYLDWNSGLVVAPGEDQNQDRLCSLSDIGGHIMKVPIIGFEILLCMRLEGTPAGARDIPVPVLFSPLFLLQGAGVLFATTRLIEKIVLLLESGAGTGIFFRFSARAHDCLGFLHHGSRGTFSSFGYLKTGYWDGGQLMKAVEKNRLDLSMRVLLGMTLSVVIHLKW; this is encoded by the exons ATGAGCTGGAGAAGAGTGTTGAAGTCTGTACAGACTCTGGTTGCACATAGCCTTCTCTTCACTTTCACGCTTTTGCTTGTTCTCAAGCTCGATCACGTCGTTTCTTACTCGTGGTG GATAGTCTTCTTCCCCATTTGGACATTTCATGCAGTTATTGCTCGGGGAAGATTCTCGTTGCCTGCTCCATCAGTTCCGCATAACCGCCAT TGGGCTCCTTGCCATGCCATTGTTGCAACACCATTGCTCGTTGCATTTGAGCTTCTCCTTTGTACCTATCTTGAGAGTATTTATG cTCAAGGTCTGCCAACTGTCGATTTGAAGATTGTCTTTCTCCCCCTTTTGGCATTTGAAATAGTTATCCTAATAGATAATTTCAG AATGTGTAGAGCTCTTATGCCAGCTGAAGAAGAAAGCATGAACGATGAAGCAATATGGGAGGCACTGCCT CACTTCTGGGTTGCAATTTCCATGGTCTTCTTTATAGCTGCTACAGTATTTACCCTCCTAAAGTTATGCG GTTATGTAGGTGCTCTTGGCTGGTGGGACCTGTTTATAAATTTTGG CATTGCAGAATGCTTCGCTTTTCTTGTTTGTACAAAGTGGTCTAATCCTGTAATTCATCGAAATCCTTCCACAGTACAATCTAGCTCATCTTCTATGACTATTAGATATCTTGACTGGAATAGTGGCTTAGTAGTTGCTCCGGGGGAGGATCAGAACCAGGATAGACTGTGCAGCCTGTCAGATATTGGTGGCCACATTATGAAAGTTCCAATAATAGGATTTGAAATCCTCCTTTGTATGCGTTTAGAG GGTACGCCTGCTGGTGCTAGAGATATACCAGTTCCTGTCCTGTTCTCTCCACTTTTCCTGCTGCAAGGTGCTGGTGTCCTATTTGCTACAACTAGATTGATTGAGAAAATTGTACTTTTATTAGAGAGTGGAGCTGGCACAggaatattttttagattttctgcAAGAGCTCATGATTGCTTGGGGTTCTTGCACCATGGTTCCAG AGGAACATTTTCCTCATTTGGCTATTTGAAAACAGGCTATTGGGATGGTGGTCAATTGATGAAGGCAGTCGAGAAGAACAGGCTCGACTTATCCATGAGAGTGCTTCTGG GTATGACACTTTCTGTGGTTATCCACCTGAAGTGGTGA
- the LOC123204507 gene encoding protein DENND6A-like isoform X1 gives MSRSPSFSMKPELALKPDTEALQRWVAAFCIIRFDLEQGQLVEECYPPGCLTQDEELEVAFSSFPDSISQHQNRSSIHDCIFFFRFQRQKTRPQGYVASSGITRVDYNLLPRSPEDKVHKNSKSRNDREDTKYLYGYVFNRQRHDERLKRGGEQKSVVILSQRPFSSVFRPLLQIMGPLYFDIGMKAVEHIAAYVSMWPSPVPGKLMELPIGNAMLKVNLPPSHSLPLESGTMFEESVSPMAPFLPNNQSVPQGLFHDSDLFGTFRGLLLQLWVLWELLLIGEPILIIAPTPSQCCEAVASLVSLIAPMLCSIDFRPYFTIHDPEFAYLNSLQEGDTFPPMVLGVTNLFFLKALRNIPHIVSVGSPAPNSNQGALARRASSGKFSGKPEGFGPLKKFSPSNLLNAVKLRRDGPLCLMTEHKEAIWSTYAATTKPDTSILNRLIDAGLSPRIEEPMSVVNNEILRRHFLELTTNFLAPFGPFFRTTTPSEGSSPYADPPPLPLFNADEFISSLSARGVGKFLSKRMRSNWLNLYRKFLEGPNFMPWFQRRRAAAEQEQNRLWRQARMRTNVQLLISKMSELEIVDSFNAIERCLTEETQLQKSGWAAEDSATICQKLKGDLQAIFDVLPKDMQQLLLMNPQTAAFLQVQS, from the exons ATGAGTAGGTCACCGTCCTTTTCTATGAAGCCAGAGCTTGCTTTAAAGCCTGACACAGAAGCTTTGCAAAGATGGGTTGCTGCCTTTTGCATTATTCGGTTTGATCTTGAACAAGGCCAGCTCGTTGAAGAGTGTTACCCACCTGGTTGTCTTACGCAAGATGAGGAGCTTGAGGTTGCTTTTAGTTCATTTCCGGATTCCATATCCCAACACCAAAACCGCTCAAGTATACATGACTGCATATTCTTCTTCCGTTTCCAAAGGCAGAAAACTCGTCCTCAGGGATATGTGGCTTCGTCTGGGATAACCAGAGTTGATTACAATTTATTACCAAGGTCCCCAGAGGATAAAGtacataaaaattcaaaaagtagaAATGATAGAGAAGATACCAAATATCTGTATGGTTATGTGTTTAATAGGCAAAGGCATGATGAGAGGCTAAAGCGAGGTGGGGAACAAAAATCTGTGGTGATATTATCTCAAAGGCCTTTCTCTAGTGTGTTTAGGCCACTGTTACAAATCATGGGTCCCTTGTATTTTGACATTGGGATGAAAGCTGTTGAGCACATTGCTGCTTATGTTTCAATGTGGCCTTCACCTGTACCTGGTAAGTTAATGGAGCTTCCTATTGGGAATGCCATGCTTAAGGTGAACTTACCACCTTCACATAGCTTGCCCTTGGAAAGTGGAACAATGTTTGAAGAGTCAGTTTCCCCAATGGCTCCTTTTCTTCCTAACAATCAGTCAGTTCCACAAGGTCTTTTTCATGATTCAGATCTATTTGGGACATTTCGGGGCCTTCTATTGCAGCTTTGGGTGTTATGGGAGTTGTTACTCATTGGTGAACCCATTCTTATCATAGCACCAACCCCTTCCCAATGTTGTGAAGCTGTTGCTAGTCTTGTAAGTTTAATAGCTCCAATGCTTTGTAGTATTGATTTTAGGCCTTATTTTACTATTCATGATCCAGAATTTGCATATTTGAATTCACTTCAGGAGGGGGACACTTTCCCTCCTATGGTGTTGGGTGTGACAaatctttttttccttaaaGCTCTGCGTAATATTCCCCACATTGTATCTGTTGGAAGCCCTGCTCCTAATTCAAACCAGGGTGCACTTGCCAGAAGGGCATCTAGTGGCAAGTTTTCTGGTAAACCTGAAGGGTTTGGTCCCCTAAAGAAGTTTTCTCCTTCAAATTTGTTGAATGCTGTGAAGTTGAGGAGAGATGGCCCTCTTTGTCTCATGACAGAACATAAGGAAGCCATTTGGAGCACTTATGCAGCAACAACCAAGCCTGATACTTCTATCTTGAATAGGCTTATTGATGCTGGGCTGTCACCAAGGATTGAGGAGCCGATGTCAGTTGTGAACAATGAGATATTGCGTCGGCATTTCTTGGAGCTCACTACCAACTTTTTGGCTCCCTTTGGCCCATTTTTTAGGACAACCACACCTTCTGAAGGATCCTCTCCATATGCTGATCCTCCCCCTCTCCCTCTATTTAATGCTGATGAATTTATTTCAAGCTTATCAGCTAGAGGTGTTGGAAAGTTTCTGTCAAAGCGAATGAGATCCAATTGGCTGAACTTGTACAG GAAGTTTTTGGAAGGACCAAACTTTATGCCATGGTTTCAAAGAAGACGTGCTGCTGCAGAACAAGAACAGAATAGATTATGGAGGCAGGCAAGAATGAGGACTAACGTACAGCTGCTAATTTCTAAAATGTCTGAGTTGGAAATTGTTGATTCATTCAATGCTATTGAGAGGTGTCTTACTGAAGAAACGCAG TTGCAGAAGTCTGGATGGGCTGCTGAAGATAGTGCAACGATTTGCCAGAAGCTAAAGGGAGATCTACAGGCAATATTTGATGTTCTTCCCAAGGATATGCAGCAGCTTCTGCTTATGAACCCACAGACGGCAGCCTTTTTACAAGTCCAGAGCTAA
- the LOC123204192 gene encoding transcription factor TCP18 isoform X2, whose amino-acid sequence MLPSNGDFNGYYEPSYFTNDPSVFNKHFFNDFIPDSKLEEASLSFLHFPLYDHDDFLHDLEIVANMGDSAKNELNRSPNVTTEPAPTKKTPAASRKDRHSKITTARGVRDRRMRLSVEVARRFFKLQDMLGFDKPSKTVEWLLTQAKHEIDKLEGRVPQIVNYGCTACAKSASSTSECEAASGIRQAAAATASAGSKPSIKVNKIRKSRTLGPLTKDMRNKARARARERTSFKKMFGRNSAKHNCPDQLCSRSSFENGEDSSSPSPYGNFLEMLAEVEEHLVNHYDDSSAVMAKWSPSSFFNYPHNIGTPEGHRFPDSQFFGKP is encoded by the exons ATGTTGCCTTCAAACGGAGACTTCAATGGTTACTATGAGCCATCCTATTTTACAAATGACCCATCTGTTTTCAATAAGCATTTTTTCAATGACTTCATCCCTGATTCCAAACTAGAAGAAGCTTCCTTATCCTTTTTGCACTTCCCTTTATATGACCATGATGACTTTCTCCATGACCTTGAAATTGTTGCCAACATGGGGGATTCAGCCAAAAATGAACTCAACAGAAGTCCAAACGTCACCACCGAGCCGGCTCCAACAAAAAAGACACCAGCTGCTTCAAGAAAAGATCGCCACAGCAAGATCACCACAGCTAGAGGAGTGAGAGACCGGAGAATGAGATTGTCTGTTGAAGTTGCTCGACGGTTTTTCAAGCTGCAAGACATGTTAGGCTTTGACAAACCTAGTAAAACTGTTGAGTGGTTACTCACACAAGCAAAACATGAGATCGATAAACTAGAAGGACGGGTTCCTCAGATCGTGAATTACGGCTGCACTGCTTGTGCAAAGAGTGCTTCTTCTACTTCTGAATGTGAAGCGGCATCTGGGATACGCCAGGCTGCAGCTGCCACTGCTTCTGCAGGATCAAAACCCTCAATCAAAGTGAACAAGATCAGAAAGTCTCGTACTCTTGGCCCTCTAACAAAGGATATGAGGAACAAGGCAAGAGCAAGGGCGAGGGAGAGGACAAGTTTTAAGAAGATGTTTGGTCGAAACTCGGCAAAACATAACTGCCCAGATCAATTATGCTCTCGCAGCTCCTTTGAAAATGGTGAAGATTCTAGTTCTCCAAGTCCATACGGGAATTTCTTGGAGATGCTGGCCGAGGTTGAAGAACATTTAGTGAACCATTATGATGATTCTTCTGCGGTAATGGCAAAGTGGAGCCCTTCTTCCTTTTTCAATTATCCACACAACATCGGAACTCCAGAAGGG CATCGATTTCCGGA
- the LOC123203899 gene encoding transcription factor MYBS1-like — translation MSNNSASSWSKEEEKAFENAIAMHWNSSTSIATSEEDSSSSSSEEQWQKIASMVPTKGIEELKQHYQFLMEDLQAIEAGRVPLPDYVGELEGATMATTSSSKDFHGFSGSVGGDKRSNCGYGSGFTGLSHESSGHGGKGGSKSDQERRKGIPWTEEEHRLFLLGLDKFGKGDWRSISRNLVITRTPTQVASHAQKYFIRLNSMNRDRRRSSIHDITSVNNREVSSHHHQALITGQQGNTNLGEGSAMGASGKHRGGQPHMPGLGIFGAPVGHPIAAPVHMASAVGTPVMLPPPGHHPHTSYVLPVAYPMAPPTTTHQ, via the exons ATGTCCAATAATTCAGCTTCTTCTTGgagtaaagaagaagaaaaagctttTGAAAACGCCATAGCAATGCATTGGAATAGTAGTACTAGTATTGCTACAAGTGAAGAagactcatcatcatcatcatcagagGAGCAATGGCAAAAGATTGCTTCAATGGTTCCAACTAAAGGTATTGAAGAATTAAAGCAACATTACCAGTTTTTAATGGAGGATTTGCAGGCTATAGAGGCCGGAAGGGTGCCACTACCAGATTATGTAGGAGAATTGGAAGGTGCAACAATGGCAACAACTTCATCAAGTAAAGATTTTCATGGATTCTCAGGCTCAGTGGGTGGAGATAAGAGATCAAATTGTGGCTATGGAAGTGGGTTCACAGGGCTCAGCCATGAGTCCAGCGGGCATGGAGGCAAAGGAGGCTCAAAGTCTGACCAAGAAAGGAGGAAAGGAATTCCGTGGACGGAAGAAGAGCATAG GTTATTCCTACTTGGTTTAGACAAATTTGGGAAGGGAGATTGGAGGAGCATTTCAAGAAACTTAGTGATAACAAGAACCCCAACACAAGTGGCTAGCCATGCACAGAAGTATTTCATACGGTTGAACTCAATGAACAGAGACAGGAGGCGGTCGAGCATTCATGATATAACAAGTGTGAACAACAGGGAGGTATCGTCTCATCATCATCAAGCTTTGATAACAGGGCAACAGGGAAACACTAATCTGGGAGAGGGTTCGGCAATGGGGGCATCTGGGAAGCACAGAGGGGGTCAGCCACATATGCCTGGATTGGGGATATTTGGAGCTCCTGTTGGCCACCCAATTGCAGCTCCTGTGCATATGGCTTCTGCTGTTGGGACTCCTGTTATGCTTCCCCCTCCAGGCCATCATCCTCATACTTCGTATGTTCTTCCGGTGGCTTATCCAATGGCACCGCCAACGACAACACACCAATAA
- the LOC123204192 gene encoding transcription factor TCP18 isoform X1 → MLPSNGDFNGYYEPSYFTNDPSVFNKHFFNDFIPDSKLEEASLSFLHFPLYDHDDFLHDLEIVANMGDSAKNELNRSPNVTTEPAPTKKTPAASRKDRHSKITTARGVRDRRMRLSVEVARRFFKLQDMLGFDKPSKTVEWLLTQAKHEIDKLEGRVPQIVNYGCTACAKSASSTSECEAASGIRQAAAATASAGSKPSIKVNKIRKSRTLGPLTKDMRNKARARARERTSFKKMFGRNSAKHNCPDQLCSRSSFENGEDSSSPSPYGNFLEMLAEVEEHLVNHYDDSSAVMAKWSPSSFFNYPHNIGTPEGVSLLNRKFPDYAKIFSNLSC, encoded by the coding sequence ATGTTGCCTTCAAACGGAGACTTCAATGGTTACTATGAGCCATCCTATTTTACAAATGACCCATCTGTTTTCAATAAGCATTTTTTCAATGACTTCATCCCTGATTCCAAACTAGAAGAAGCTTCCTTATCCTTTTTGCACTTCCCTTTATATGACCATGATGACTTTCTCCATGACCTTGAAATTGTTGCCAACATGGGGGATTCAGCCAAAAATGAACTCAACAGAAGTCCAAACGTCACCACCGAGCCGGCTCCAACAAAAAAGACACCAGCTGCTTCAAGAAAAGATCGCCACAGCAAGATCACCACAGCTAGAGGAGTGAGAGACCGGAGAATGAGATTGTCTGTTGAAGTTGCTCGACGGTTTTTCAAGCTGCAAGACATGTTAGGCTTTGACAAACCTAGTAAAACTGTTGAGTGGTTACTCACACAAGCAAAACATGAGATCGATAAACTAGAAGGACGGGTTCCTCAGATCGTGAATTACGGCTGCACTGCTTGTGCAAAGAGTGCTTCTTCTACTTCTGAATGTGAAGCGGCATCTGGGATACGCCAGGCTGCAGCTGCCACTGCTTCTGCAGGATCAAAACCCTCAATCAAAGTGAACAAGATCAGAAAGTCTCGTACTCTTGGCCCTCTAACAAAGGATATGAGGAACAAGGCAAGAGCAAGGGCGAGGGAGAGGACAAGTTTTAAGAAGATGTTTGGTCGAAACTCGGCAAAACATAACTGCCCAGATCAATTATGCTCTCGCAGCTCCTTTGAAAATGGTGAAGATTCTAGTTCTCCAAGTCCATACGGGAATTTCTTGGAGATGCTGGCCGAGGTTGAAGAACATTTAGTGAACCATTATGATGATTCTTCTGCGGTAATGGCAAAGTGGAGCCCTTCTTCCTTTTTCAATTATCCACACAACATCGGAACTCCAGAAGGGGTAAGTTTGTTAAATAGAAAATTTCCTGATTATGCCAAAATTTTCTCCAATCTTTCATGTTAA
- the LOC123204927 gene encoding uncharacterized protein LOC123204927 isoform X1 has translation MSWRRVLKSVQTLVAHSLLFTFTLLLVLKLDHVVSYSWWIVFFPIWTFHAVIARGRFSLPAPSVPHNRHWAPCHAIVATPLLVAFELLLCTYLESIYAQGLPTVDLKIVFLPLLAFEIVILIDNFRMCRALMPAEEESMNDEAIWEALPHFWVAISMVFFIAATVFTLLKLCGYVGALGWWDLFINFGIAECFAFLVCTKWSNPVIHRNPSTVQSSSSSMTIRYLDWNSGLVVAPGEDQNQDRLCSLSDIGGHIMKVPIIGFEILLCMRLEGTPAGARDIPVPVLFSPLFLLQGAGVLFATTRLIEKIVLLLESGAGTGIFFRFSARAHDCLGFLHHGSRLLGWWSIDEGSREEQARLIHESASGYDTFCGYPPEVVKKMAKKDLAEEVWRLQAVLSEQTEKSKYSKREFERLQNEKVLCRICFEADISVVLLPCRHHILCSTCCDKCKKCPICRATIEKRLTVYDV, from the exons ATGAGCTGGAGAAGAGTGTTGAAGTCTGTACAGACTCTGGTTGCACATAGCCTTCTCTTCACTTTCACGCTTTTGCTTGTTCTCAAGCTCGATCACGTCGTTTCTTACTCGTGGTG GATAGTCTTCTTCCCCATTTGGACATTTCATGCAGTTATTGCTCGGGGAAGATTCTCGTTGCCTGCTCCATCAGTTCCGCATAACCGCCAT TGGGCTCCTTGCCATGCCATTGTTGCAACACCATTGCTCGTTGCATTTGAGCTTCTCCTTTGTACCTATCTTGAGAGTATTTATG cTCAAGGTCTGCCAACTGTCGATTTGAAGATTGTCTTTCTCCCCCTTTTGGCATTTGAAATAGTTATCCTAATAGATAATTTCAG AATGTGTAGAGCTCTTATGCCAGCTGAAGAAGAAAGCATGAACGATGAAGCAATATGGGAGGCACTGCCT CACTTCTGGGTTGCAATTTCCATGGTCTTCTTTATAGCTGCTACAGTATTTACCCTCCTAAAGTTATGCG GTTATGTAGGTGCTCTTGGCTGGTGGGACCTGTTTATAAATTTTGG CATTGCAGAATGCTTCGCTTTTCTTGTTTGTACAAAGTGGTCTAATCCTGTAATTCATCGAAATCCTTCCACAGTACAATCTAGCTCATCTTCTATGACTATTAGATATCTTGACTGGAATAGTGGCTTAGTAGTTGCTCCGGGGGAGGATCAGAACCAGGATAGACTGTGCAGCCTGTCAGATATTGGTGGCCACATTATGAAAGTTCCAATAATAGGATTTGAAATCCTCCTTTGTATGCGTTTAGAG GGTACGCCTGCTGGTGCTAGAGATATACCAGTTCCTGTCCTGTTCTCTCCACTTTTCCTGCTGCAAGGTGCTGGTGTCCTATTTGCTACAACTAGATTGATTGAGAAAATTGTACTTTTATTAGAGAGTGGAGCTGGCACAggaatattttttagattttctgcAAGAGCTCATGATTGCTTGGGGTTCTTGCACCATGGTTCCAG GCTATTGGGATGGTGGTCAATTGATGAAGGCAGTCGAGAAGAACAGGCTCGACTTATCCATGAGAGTGCTTCTGG GTATGACACTTTCTGTGGTTATCCACCTGAAGTGGTGAAGAAAATGGCCAAAAAGGATCTTGCTGAAGAG GTATGGAGACTCCAAGCAGTGCTCAGTGAGCAGACAGAGAAATCAAAATATAGCAAGCGGGAGTTTGAAAGACTTCAAAAC GAAAAAGTTTTATGCAGAATTTGCTTCGAGGCAGACATCAGTGTAGTTCTTCTTCCATGTCGGCATCACATCCTTTGCAG CACCTGCTGTGATAAATGTAAAAAATGCCCAATTTGCCGTGCCACTATCGAGAAACGATTAACTGTATATGATGTTTAA
- the LOC123204507 gene encoding protein DENND6A-like isoform X2: MSRSPSFSMKPELALKPDTEALQRWVAAFCIIRFDLEQGQLVEECYPPGCLTQDEELEVAFSSFPDSISQHQNRSSIHDCIFFFRFQRQKTRPQGYVASSGITRVDYNLLPRSPEDKVHKNSKSRNDREDTKYLYGYVFNRQRHDERLKRGGEQKSVVILSQRPFSSVFRPLLQIMGPLYFDIGMKAVEHIAAYVSMWPSPVPGKLMELPIGNAMLKVNLPPSHSLPLESGTMFEESVSPMAPFLPNNQSVPQGLFHDSDLFGTFRGLLLQLWVLWELLLIGEPILIIAPTPSQCCEAVASLVSLIAPMLCSIDFRPYFTIHDPEFAYLNSLQEGDTFPPMVLGVTNLFFLKALRNIPHIVSVGSPAPNSNQGALARRASSGKFSGKPEGFGPLKKFSPSNLLNAVKLRRDGPLCLMTEHKEAIWSTYAATTKPDTSILNRLIDAGLSPRIEEPMSVVNNEILRRHFLELTTNFLAPFGPFFRTTTPSEGSSPYADPPPLPLFNADEFISSLSARGVGKFLSKRMRSNWLNLYRKFLEGPNFMPWFQRRRAAAEQEQNRLWRQARMRTNVQLLISKMSELEIVDSFNAIERCLTEETQKSGWAAEDSATICQKLKGDLQAIFDVLPKDMQQLLLMNPQTAAFLQVQS, from the exons ATGAGTAGGTCACCGTCCTTTTCTATGAAGCCAGAGCTTGCTTTAAAGCCTGACACAGAAGCTTTGCAAAGATGGGTTGCTGCCTTTTGCATTATTCGGTTTGATCTTGAACAAGGCCAGCTCGTTGAAGAGTGTTACCCACCTGGTTGTCTTACGCAAGATGAGGAGCTTGAGGTTGCTTTTAGTTCATTTCCGGATTCCATATCCCAACACCAAAACCGCTCAAGTATACATGACTGCATATTCTTCTTCCGTTTCCAAAGGCAGAAAACTCGTCCTCAGGGATATGTGGCTTCGTCTGGGATAACCAGAGTTGATTACAATTTATTACCAAGGTCCCCAGAGGATAAAGtacataaaaattcaaaaagtagaAATGATAGAGAAGATACCAAATATCTGTATGGTTATGTGTTTAATAGGCAAAGGCATGATGAGAGGCTAAAGCGAGGTGGGGAACAAAAATCTGTGGTGATATTATCTCAAAGGCCTTTCTCTAGTGTGTTTAGGCCACTGTTACAAATCATGGGTCCCTTGTATTTTGACATTGGGATGAAAGCTGTTGAGCACATTGCTGCTTATGTTTCAATGTGGCCTTCACCTGTACCTGGTAAGTTAATGGAGCTTCCTATTGGGAATGCCATGCTTAAGGTGAACTTACCACCTTCACATAGCTTGCCCTTGGAAAGTGGAACAATGTTTGAAGAGTCAGTTTCCCCAATGGCTCCTTTTCTTCCTAACAATCAGTCAGTTCCACAAGGTCTTTTTCATGATTCAGATCTATTTGGGACATTTCGGGGCCTTCTATTGCAGCTTTGGGTGTTATGGGAGTTGTTACTCATTGGTGAACCCATTCTTATCATAGCACCAACCCCTTCCCAATGTTGTGAAGCTGTTGCTAGTCTTGTAAGTTTAATAGCTCCAATGCTTTGTAGTATTGATTTTAGGCCTTATTTTACTATTCATGATCCAGAATTTGCATATTTGAATTCACTTCAGGAGGGGGACACTTTCCCTCCTATGGTGTTGGGTGTGACAaatctttttttccttaaaGCTCTGCGTAATATTCCCCACATTGTATCTGTTGGAAGCCCTGCTCCTAATTCAAACCAGGGTGCACTTGCCAGAAGGGCATCTAGTGGCAAGTTTTCTGGTAAACCTGAAGGGTTTGGTCCCCTAAAGAAGTTTTCTCCTTCAAATTTGTTGAATGCTGTGAAGTTGAGGAGAGATGGCCCTCTTTGTCTCATGACAGAACATAAGGAAGCCATTTGGAGCACTTATGCAGCAACAACCAAGCCTGATACTTCTATCTTGAATAGGCTTATTGATGCTGGGCTGTCACCAAGGATTGAGGAGCCGATGTCAGTTGTGAACAATGAGATATTGCGTCGGCATTTCTTGGAGCTCACTACCAACTTTTTGGCTCCCTTTGGCCCATTTTTTAGGACAACCACACCTTCTGAAGGATCCTCTCCATATGCTGATCCTCCCCCTCTCCCTCTATTTAATGCTGATGAATTTATTTCAAGCTTATCAGCTAGAGGTGTTGGAAAGTTTCTGTCAAAGCGAATGAGATCCAATTGGCTGAACTTGTACAG GAAGTTTTTGGAAGGACCAAACTTTATGCCATGGTTTCAAAGAAGACGTGCTGCTGCAGAACAAGAACAGAATAGATTATGGAGGCAGGCAAGAATGAGGACTAACGTACAGCTGCTAATTTCTAAAATGTCTGAGTTGGAAATTGTTGATTCATTCAATGCTATTGAGAGGTGTCTTACTGAAGAAACGCAG AAGTCTGGATGGGCTGCTGAAGATAGTGCAACGATTTGCCAGAAGCTAAAGGGAGATCTACAGGCAATATTTGATGTTCTTCCCAAGGATATGCAGCAGCTTCTGCTTATGAACCCACAGACGGCAGCCTTTTTACAAGTCCAGAGCTAA